One Cucurbita pepo subsp. pepo cultivar mu-cu-16 chromosome LG09, ASM280686v2, whole genome shotgun sequence DNA window includes the following coding sequences:
- the LOC111801962 gene encoding uncharacterized protein LOC111801962, which yields MSLELKPIHHHFCRRSRRDYDCQQQFQPSSFISLLPNYHLLNGKRGISANGSVGLLRRRSGGGISRRNVVVVSSVGGVPISDGSKPDKGFVSPPLSDILWPSAGAFAAMAILGKMDQILAPKGLSMTIAPLGAVCAVLFATPAAPAARKYNIFVAQIGCAAIGVLALTLLGPGWLARSSALAASMAFMIYTGSTHPPAASLPILFIDGAKLHHLNFWYALFPGAAGCIILCLIQELVVLLKEKIKF from the exons ATGAGTCTGGAATTGAAGCCGATTCACCACCATTTCTGCCGCCGTAGCCGCCGGGATTACGACTGTCAGCAGCAGTTTCAACCCAGTTCGTTCATTTCTTTGCTGCCGAATTACCATTTATTGAATGGAAAACGAGGGATTTCAGCAAATGGGTCCGTTGGGCTGCTGAGAAGACGAAGTGGCGGCGGAATTAGTCGCCGGAATGTTGTGGTGGTGTCCAGCGTTGGGGGTGTACCGATTTCAGATGGGTCGAAACCAGACAAAGGCTTTGTTTCTCCTCCTCTCAGTGACATCCTTTGGCCTTCTGCAG GGGCATTTGCAGCGATGGCAATACTGGGGAAGATGGATCAAATTCTAGCGCCGAAGGGGCTTTCTATGACAATTGCACCATTAGGCGCCGTCTGTGCCGTCCTGTTCGCGACGCCCGCCGCCCCTGCCGCTCGA AAGTACAATATCTTTGTGGCCCAGATTGGTTGTGCAGCAATTGGGGTTTTGGCGTTAACTTTGTTGGGGCCTGGATGGTTGGCTCGAAGCTCTGCTCTTGCTGCATCCATGGCGTTCATGATCTATACGGGTTCAACGCACCCACCAG CTGCGAGTTTGCCGATTCTGTTCATCGATGGGGCTAAGCTGCATCATCTGAATTTCTGGTATGCTCTGTTTCCTGGCGCCGCTGGATGCATAATCCTCTGCTTGATA CAAGAGTTAGTGGTGTTGTTGAAGGAGAAGATCAAATTTTAA
- the LOC111801963 gene encoding homeobox-leucine zipper protein HAT5-like, with product MAVRRVYGGGDDGGSISGVSSNHTVFLQNRKGSSVSEPLNALFVSGSSSSTSPSMLGSKSTISFKDIHGRNGSTRPFFYSFDTEDNGNEDLDDYFHHPEKKRRLTSDQVRFLEKSFEIDNKLELERKVQLAKDLELKPRQVAIWFQNRRARWKTKQLEKNYEALQSSYGSLKVEYEKLLKEKDSLKAKILVLTDKLLLKAKEKGSSVVSEVDKSSDIFNTDSPLVEPRDSSYIFDPDQSDLSQDEDDNMGKNLLPTYVFPKLEDVDCSDPPASACSFVFPIDEDSALWSWS from the exons ATGGCGGTTCGGAGGGTCTACGGCGGCGGCGACGACGGTGGTAGTATAAGTGGTGTTTCTTCCAACCATACTGTTTTTCTTCAGAATCGTAAAGGGTCCTCTGTTTCTGAGCCTCTTAATGCTCTGTTCGTTTCTGGGTCGTCTTCTTCGACTTCCCCCTCTATGCTTG GTTCAAAATCCACGATAAGTTTCAAAGATATCCATGGACGAAACGGATCAACTAGACCGTTCTTTTACTCATTCGATACCGAAGATAACGGAAACGAAGACTTAGATGATTACTTCCATCACCCTGAAAAGAAGAGGCGTTTAACTTCCGATCAAGTCCGATTCCTCGAGAAAAGTTTCGAGATCGATAACAAGCTCGAACTAGAAAGGAAAGTTCAATTAGCAAAGGATCTTGAGCTGAAGCCTCGTCAAGTTGCTATATGGTTTCAGAATCGTCGAGCTCGGTGGAAAACAAAGCAGCTCGAGAAGAACTACGAGGCTCTTCAATCCAGCTATGGAAGCCTCAAGGTTGAGTATGAGAAGCTACTCAAGGAGAAGGATTCACTAAAAGCTAAG ATTCTTGTCCTAACAGACAAGCTGCTACtcaaagcaaaagaaaagggtagCTCTGTGGTGTCTGAAGTAGACAAATCAAGTGACATATTTAATACAGATAGCCCACTCGTAGAGCCTCGAGATTCTTCGTATATTTTCGATCCCGATCAGTCCGACTTATCACAAGACGAAGACGATAACATGGGAAAGAATCTATTGCCTACTTACGTCTTCCCGAAGCTTGAAGATGTCGATTGCTCGGACCCGCCTGCAAGTGCTTGTAGTTTTGTGTTCCCCATTGATGAAGACAGTGCTCTTTGGTCCTGGTCTTAG
- the LOC111801611 gene encoding protein QUIRKY-like, with protein sequence MTTPDRPPPPKAVRKLIVEIADARNLLPKDGQGTSSPYVVVAFGGQRKRSATKIHELNPIWNETLEFIVSDPDDMNYEELEIEIFNDKRYGNGFSRKDNFLGRVKLYGSQFTMRGEEGLVYYQLEKKSVFGWIRGEIGIRICYFDELVEEDPSPPLPQDEQPPLQTVTEKPITPEPVIDESRTFEVPPLGEVGRDDSNLPPVVVIEEFPRQEMPVHTEPPPARVLAPPPAEVFAPPPARVLAPPPARVLAPPPAELHAPPPAELHVPPPAELHVPPPAEGQFAPEMRKMQNNRAGFGEGARVLRRPNGDYAPRVINKKFMAETERIHPYDLVEPMHYLFIRIEKARNVAPNESPYFKIRTSGHFKKSNPASHRPGEPTDSPEWNQVFALRHNKSDTANRTLEISVWDTPSEQFLGGVCFDLSDVPVRDPPDSPLAPQWYRLEGGAGDQQPSKISGDIQLSVWIGTQADNAFPEAWCSDAPHVAHTRSKVYQSPKLWYLRVTVIEAQDLHIAPNLPPLTAPEIRVKAQLSFQSARTKRGSMNSHGASFLWNEDLVFVAGEPFEDSLILLVEDRTSKEVVLLGHVMIPVDKIEQRFDERYVAAKWFSLGGGNGGRIYLRLCLEGGYHVLDEAAHVCSDFRPTAKQLWKPAIGILELGILGARGLLPMKTKDPGKGSTDAYCVAKYGKKWVRTRTMTDSSDPCWNEQYTWQVYDPCTVLTIGVFDNWRMYSNAAEDKPDNYIGKVRIRVSTLESNKIYTNTYPLMILQRAGLKKMGEIELAVRFACPALLPETCAVYGQPLLPRMHYLRPIGVAQQEALRIAATKMVATWLGRSEPPLGSEVVRYMLDADSHTWSMRKSKANWFRIVDVLAWAIGLVKWLDDIRRWRNPITTILVHTLYLVLVWYPDLVAPTGFLYVFLIGVWYYRFRPKIPAGMDTRLSQADAVDPDELDEEFDTIPSSKPPDVIRVRYDRLRILAARVQTVLGNLATQGERVQALVSWRDPRATKLFIGVCFTITLILYVVPPKMVAVALGFYYLRHPMFRDPTPSASLNFFRRLPSLSDRLM encoded by the coding sequence ATGACGACGCCGGATCGGCCACCGCCGCCCAAGGCGGTCAGAAAGCTCATCGTCGAAATCGCCGACGCTCGGAACCTTCTTCCCAAAGATGGACAAGGAACCTCCAGTCCTTACGTCGTCGTCGCTTTTGGTGGCCAGAGGAAGCGGTCTGCAACTAAGATCCACGAGCTTAACCCTATCTGGAACGAGACGCTGGAATTCATCGTCTCCGATCCTGATGATATGAACTATGAGGAGCTCGAGATCGAGATTTTCAACGACAAGAGGTACGGGAATGGCTTTAGCCGGAAGGATAACTTCTTGGGGAGGGTGAAGCTGTACGGAAGCCAGTTTACGATGAGAGGAGAAGAGGGTTTGGTTTActatcaattggagaagaagagcGTCTTCGGCTGGATTAGAGGCGAAATTGGCATTAGGATTTGTTACTTCGATGAGTTGGTTGAAGAAGATCCGTCGCCGCCTCTGCCGCAGGACGAGCAACCGCCTCTTCAGACTGTGACTGAGAAGCCGATAACTCCGGAACCTGTGATCGATGAATCGAGGACGTTCGAGGTTCCGCCGCTGGGGGAGGTCGGTCGCGACGATTCGAACTTGCCGCCGGTGGTTGTCATCGAGGAGTTTCCGCGGCAGGAGATGCCGGTACATACTGAGCCTCCACCGGCGAGGGTACTTGCTCCACCACCGGCGGAGGTATTTGCTCCACCACCGGCCAGGGTACTTGCTCCACCACCGGCCAGGGTACTTGCTCCACCACCGGCGGAGTTACATGCTCCACCACCGGCGGAGTTACATGTTCCTCCACCGGCGGAGTTACATGTTCCTCCACCCGCGGAGGGACAATTTGCTCCTGAAATGAGAAAGATGCAGAATAACAGAGCAGGATTTGGGGAAGGGGCTAGAGTTCTGAGAAGGCCAAATGGAGATTACGCTCCAAGAGTGATTAATAAGAAATTCATGGCCGAGACTGAGAGGATTCATCCATACGATCTTGTGGAGCCGATGCATTATCTCTTCATCCGCATTGAGAAAGCCAGAAATGTTGCCCCGAACGAGAGCCCCTACTTCAAGATTCGCACATCAGGCCATTTCAAGAAATCGAATCCAGCTAGTCATCGGCCTGGTGAACCGACTGATTCACCAGAGTGGAACCAGGTCTTTGCCCTCCGCCATAACAAATCTGATACGGCGAATAGGACATTGGAGATTTCAGTCTGGGATACGCCATCGGAGCAGTTCCTCGGCGGCGTTTGCTTCGATCTATCCGATGTACCTGTGCGAGATCCGCCCGATAGTCCTTTGGCCCCTCAATGGTACCGCCTCGAAGGCGGAGCCGGAGATCAACAACCCTCTAAAATTTCCGGCGACATTCAGCTTTCTGTTTGGATCGGAACTCAAGCCGACAACGCATTTCCAGAGGCTTGGTGCTCCGATGCTCCACACGTGGCTCATACGCGCTCGAAGGTATATCAATCTCCTAAGCTATGGTATTTGAGAGTTACAGTGATAGAAGCGCAGGACCTTCACATCGCTCCAAATCTGCCTCCATTAACGGCACCAGAGATACGAGTCAAAGCACAGTTAAGTTTTCAGTCGGCTCGGACCAAGCGAGGGTCCATGAACAGCCACGGCGCTTCATTTCTCTGGAACGAGGACCTCGTCTTCGTCGCCGGCGAGCCTTTCGAAGATTCCCTGATCTTACTTGTTGAAGACCGGACAAGCAAGGAGGTCGTACTCCTCGGCCACGTCATGATTCCGGTTGATAAAATTGAACAACGGTTTGACGAGCGATACGTGGCAGCAAAGTGGTTCTCATTAGGAGGCGGCAACGGCGGCAGAATCTATCTCCGACTCTGCTTAGAAGGCGGATATCACGTGCTGGACGAGGCTGCGCACGTATGTAGTGACTTCCGGCCGACGGCAAAGCAGTTGTGGAAGCCAGCCATTGGAATTTTGGAGCTCGGGATTCTCGGAGCTCGAGGGTTGCTTCCGATGAAGACTAAAGATCCGGGAAAGGGGTCCACCGACGCTTACTGCGTCGCGAAGTACGGGAAAAAATGGGTCCGAACCAGAACGATGACTGACAGCTCTGATCCATGTTGGAACGAACAGTACACGTGGCAAGTCTACGACCCCTGCACCGTCCTCACCATCGGCGTCTTCGACAATTGGCGAATGTACTCCAACGCGGCGGAGGACAAGCCCGATAACTATATCGGAAAAGTACGAATTCGTGTATCAACACTCGAGAGCAACAAAATCTATACAAACACGTACCCCTTGATGATCTTACAGAGAGCAGGGTTGAAGAAAATGGGAGAGATCGAGCTAGCTGTCCGGTTCGCTTGTCCAGCATTGTTGCCAGAGACGTGTGCGGTTTACGGCCAGCCATTACTTCCAAGAATGCACTATCTCCGCCCAATTGGGGTGGCTCAACAAGAGGCGTTACGCATAGCTGCCACGAAGATGGTGGCGACTTGGTTAGGCCGGTCGGAGCCACCGTTGGGCTCGGAGGTGGTTAGGTACATGTTGGATGCGGACTCACACACGTGGAGTATGAGAAAAAGCAAGGCGAATTGGTTTAGAATTGTAGATGTTTTGGCATGGGCAATTGGATTGGTCAAGTGGTTGGATGATATCCGGAGATGGAGGAACCCCATCACCACAATTCTTGTTCATACACTGTATTTAGTTCTTGTTTGGTACCCAGATTTGGTTGCCCCAACTGGGTTTCTGTATGTGTTCTTAATAGGAGTTTGGTACTATCGGTTCAGACCAAAGATACCTGCTGGAATGGACACACGACTGTCGCAAGCCGATGCGGTGGATCCAGATGAACTAGATGAGGAATTTGACACAATTCCGAGCTCAAAACCACCAGATGTAATCCGAGTTAGGTATGACCGACTAAGGATACTAGCTGCTAGAGTCCAAACAGTATTGGGAAATCTTGCAACTCAAGGGGAAAGGGTGCAAGCATTGGTCAGCTGGAGGGACCCTCGAGCTACAAAGTTGTTCATTGGGGTATGTTTCACTATCACATTGATCCTCTACGTTGTGCCACCGAAAATGGTGGCGGTGGCGCTTGGATTCTACTACTTGCGCCACCCCATGTTCCGGGACCCTACGCCGTCGGCTAGTTTGAACTTTTTCCGGCGATTACCGAGCCTATCAGATAGGTTAATGTAG
- the LOC111802171 gene encoding pectate lyase-like, with protein MRELDSNIVGAKLLLLIFAFAIIIPSLEAGIADFDEVWQQRAQEAKKAALEAYQPHPEEVTENFNEHVNGDLDDANNTRRHLRKYNGPCLATNPIDRCWRCDKNWSKNRKKLADCALGFGRGTTGGKNGRFYVVQDSSDNDMLHPKPGTLRYAVIQDRPLWITFAHDMVIRLAEELIMTDNKTLDGRGANVHIANGGQITLQFVKNIIIHNLHIHDIKAGNGGLIRDSVTHYGIRTRSDGDGISMFGASNVWIDHVSMSNCQDGLIDAVMASTAITISNCHFAHHNDVILLGASDSHSDDQIMQVTLAFNHFGKGLVQRMPRCRWGFVHVVNNDYTHWLMYAIGGSRNPTIISQGNRFIAPPDPNCKEVTKRVYATESEWKTWNWRSEGDLLMNGAFFVQSGNPIRKYSKKDVIHAKPGTFVTRLTRFAGPLKCIRNKPC; from the exons ATGAGAGAGCTAGATAGCAACATTGTTGGGGCtaagctgctgctgctgataTTTGCTTTTGCTATCATTATTCCATCCCTTGAGGCTGGTATTGCAGATTTTGATGAAGTATGGCAGCAAAGAGCTCAAGAAGCCAAGAAGGCTGCCTTAGAAGCCTACCAACCCCATCCTGAAGAGGTCACTGAGAATTTCAATGAGCATGTTAACGG AGACTTAGATGATGCAAATAACACAAGGAGACATTTGAGGAAATACAATGGTCCATGTTTAGCTACAAATCCAATTGATAGATGCTGGAGATGTGACAAAAACTGGTCTAAAAACCGTAAGAAGCTAGCTGATTGTGCGCTCGGGTTCGGCCGAGGAACAACAGGaggcaaaaatggaagattttaCGTCGTTCAAGATTCGAGCGATAACGACATGCTTCATCCTAAACCCGGAACTCTCCGCTATGCCGTGATCCAAGACAGACCACTTTGGATTACATTTGCACATGACATGGTGATCAGGCTAGCTGAAGAGCTTATAATGACTGATAACAAGACATTAGATGGACGTGGTGCCAATGTCCATATAGCTAATGGTGGTCAAATTACTTTGCAATTTGTGAAGAACATAATCATCCATAATTTGCATATTCATGACATCAAAGCTGGCAATGGAGGTCTTATTCGAGACTCGGTGACCCATTACGGGATTCGAACACGGAGCGATGGTGACGGGATCTCCATGTTTGGAGCTTCGAATGTTTGGATAGATCATGTTTCCATGTCTAATTGTCAAGACGGACTAATCGATGCAGTCATGGCGTCGACTGCTATTACCATTTCGAACTGCCATTTCGCTCACCATAACGAT GTGATATTATTAGGGGCAAGTGATAGCCACTCGGATGACCAGATTATGCAGGTAACGCTTGCATTTAATCACTTTGGTAAAGGGTTGGTGCAGAGGATGCCTAGATGCCGATGGGGGTTCGTCCATGTGGTCAATAATGACTACACTCATTGGCTTATGTATGCCATCGGTGGCAGCCGCAACCCCACCATTATCAGCCAGGGGAACCGTTTCATTGCCCCACCGGACCCAAATTGCAAAGAG GTGACGAAAAGGGTATATGCAACAGAAAGCGAATGGAAAACATGGAATTGGAGATCAGAAGGAGATCTGCTGATGAATGGAGCTTTCTTTGTACAATCTGGGAACCCCATAAGAAAATACTCCAAGAAAGATGTGATCCATGCAAAGCCAGGAACATTCGTGACAAGGCTTACACGGTTCGCAGGGCCTCTAAAATGCATAAGGAACAAACCCTGTTAA